A section of the Thermostichus vulcanus str. 'Rupite' genome encodes:
- a CDS encoding BMP family lipoprotein, which produces MQKQKTLGISLVLTGVLAGLLAISHSAQAQSVRVGIAFGEGGKNDRSFNQSAAEGAERAKQDFGVQVFDFEPTDPSQLGPGVRKFAEEGFDVVIGVGFALEPAVTASAAEFKDVKFGLVDSVSPEEDNVASLLFREHEGSFLVGYIAGKQTQTGVVGFLGGMDIPLIHKFEAGYRAGVEYACAEEGITCRVIANYVGTTPAAWNDPAKAKEIAAAQKAQGADIIYAAAGGSGLGLIDFVKQERCIKTADLPSGVSFIRDPFADVPKPADYANVCSGDSRPMFFIGVDANQNYLGDTDNNPATLNHGLTSMLKRVDVATYDVIRSVVEGNFVGGIQDFGLENEGVGYALDEYNEALIPADLVAAVEAVKQQIIDGSIEVPEER; this is translated from the coding sequence ATGCAAAAACAAAAAACATTGGGGATCTCTTTAGTATTGACAGGAGTACTGGCAGGGCTGCTGGCGATCAGCCATTCTGCTCAAGCTCAGTCTGTACGGGTGGGCATTGCCTTTGGAGAAGGCGGTAAAAATGACCGCAGTTTTAATCAATCGGCTGCCGAAGGGGCGGAACGGGCTAAGCAAGATTTTGGCGTTCAGGTGTTTGATTTTGAGCCGACGGATCCCTCGCAACTGGGGCCAGGGGTGCGTAAGTTTGCCGAAGAAGGCTTTGATGTGGTGATAGGTGTAGGCTTTGCTCTGGAACCGGCGGTGACTGCCAGTGCTGCAGAGTTCAAAGATGTGAAGTTTGGCTTGGTGGATTCTGTTTCTCCCGAAGAAGATAACGTGGCTAGCCTTCTCTTCCGGGAACATGAGGGATCCTTCCTGGTAGGCTACATTGCCGGCAAACAAACCCAAACCGGGGTTGTCGGCTTCTTGGGCGGCATGGATATTCCCTTGATCCACAAGTTTGAGGCGGGCTATCGGGCAGGGGTGGAATACGCCTGTGCCGAAGAGGGGATCACCTGTCGCGTCATCGCCAACTATGTCGGGACGACACCGGCTGCCTGGAATGATCCGGCCAAAGCCAAAGAGATTGCCGCCGCCCAAAAAGCACAGGGGGCAGATATCATCTACGCAGCCGCTGGGGGATCCGGCCTGGGGTTAATTGACTTTGTTAAGCAAGAACGGTGCATCAAAACCGCCGATCTGCCCAGCGGGGTGAGCTTCATTCGGGATCCCTTTGCGGATGTGCCTAAGCCGGCTGATTACGCCAATGTCTGCAGTGGCGATAGCCGTCCGATGTTCTTTATTGGGGTGGATGCCAACCAAAACTACTTGGGGGATACCGACAACAACCCTGCCACCCTCAACCACGGCCTCACCTCGATGCTGAAGCGGGTGGATGTTGCCACTTATGACGTGATTCGGAGTGTGGTGGAGGGCAATTTTGTCGGTGGCATTCAAGACTTTGGTCTAGAGAATGAGGGTGTGGGCTATGCCCTGGATGAGTACAACGAAGCCCTGATCCCTGCGGATTTGGTGGCGGCTGTAGAAGCCGTGAAGCAGCAGATCATTGACGGCTCCATCGAAGTGCCTGAGGAACGTTAA
- a CDS encoding nucleoside hydrolase has product MALQRFLIDTDTAGDDVTSILFGLLWPNSRVEAITICAGNLDLEQCSENALYTLEVAGKAGIPVYPGASKPLVGKLVTAAYVHGEDGMGNSFFPKAKQRPESLFAPAAIVELANRYAGELQIIAQAPLTNLALALAQDPTLPQKVKKLWIMGGTNNALGNITPAAEFNFYVDPEAAQIVLQAGFDVVLSPWDLSVSDGLLTQEELEPILSLDTPLSRFYLAVNRVAWEFNRSHPGGGGLNGITHPDSLTMAMALQPELIRESRRHYVDVECRGERTRGYSLVDRLGIMGQPANAEVVLRADKLAFREMLIKLLGH; this is encoded by the coding sequence ATGGCTTTGCAGCGCTTTTTGATCGACACGGACACTGCCGGAGATGATGTCACCTCGATCCTCTTCGGGCTGCTCTGGCCCAACAGCCGGGTTGAAGCCATCACCATTTGTGCGGGCAACCTGGATCTAGAACAATGCAGCGAAAATGCCCTTTACACCTTGGAAGTGGCGGGAAAAGCCGGGATCCCCGTATACCCCGGAGCTAGCAAGCCTCTGGTGGGCAAACTGGTTACAGCAGCTTATGTCCATGGGGAAGATGGCATGGGCAATTCTTTTTTTCCCAAGGCCAAGCAGCGCCCAGAGTCTCTGTTTGCCCCGGCTGCGATTGTAGAACTGGCCAACCGCTACGCCGGAGAATTACAAATCATCGCCCAAGCCCCCCTGACGAACCTTGCGCTGGCCCTAGCCCAAGACCCCACCCTGCCGCAAAAGGTGAAAAAGCTCTGGATTATGGGCGGCACCAACAATGCGCTCGGTAACATTACTCCAGCGGCTGAGTTCAATTTTTATGTCGATCCGGAAGCAGCTCAAATCGTTTTGCAAGCTGGGTTTGATGTGGTTCTTTCCCCCTGGGATTTATCGGTTAGCGATGGTCTGCTGACGCAAGAAGAGTTAGAACCGATTTTATCTCTAGATACTCCTCTCAGCCGGTTTTACCTAGCTGTGAACCGGGTGGCCTGGGAGTTCAACCGCTCTCACCCAGGTGGAGGTGGTCTGAATGGCATTACTCATCCCGATTCTTTGACGATGGCGATGGCCTTGCAACCGGAACTGATTCGGGAAAGTCGTCGTCACTACGTGGATGTTGAATGTCGGGGGGAGCGGACCCGCGGCTATAGTTTGGTGGATCGTTTGGGCATTATGGGCCAGCCCGCCAATGCTGAGGTTGTGCTCAGAGCGGACAAATTGGCTTTTCGTGAAATGTTAATTAAGCTACTGGGGCATTAG